The Agrobacterium larrymoorei genome includes the window CCCGCAATAATGAAGACGATCATGAAATACCAGATCAGCGAGCGGTGCTCCAACGCCCAGTCAGAGAGATTGAACTTTTTCACTTTGCGAGCTCCTGATCGATACGAATGGACTGTCCGTCCTCAAGCTTATTGACACCGGCAACGACGACCCGCTCCCCGGGAGAGACGCCCTCCTTGATGACCACGAAACCATAAGGGTTGGGTTCACCATCGACGACGACGGGACGAAGCTTCACCTTCGCTGCGGCCTCATCGACGATCCAGACGGCGGTCTGGTTGTCGCGCGTGCGGATCGCGGTTGCGGGCAGCATCAGGCTCGGCGCCGTGGCAATGCTGGCTGATGCTGTAATCACCGCACCAAGTCGGAAGGCATCGCCGGGATTGTTCAGCGCGATCTTCGTTCTGCGCGTGCGCGTTACCGTATCGGCCTGCGGCGCAATTTCACGCACCGTTCCGGGCACGCGAACGGAAGGGTCAAGCTGCAGAGCGACTTCGAAGGGCATGCCGAGTTTCAATTGTTCGGCCACCGTCTGCGGAACGTCGATGACCGCATCGCGCTCGTCAGGCTTTGCAATCGTTACCACAACCTGACCCACGGTCACGATCTGACCGAGCTCCGCGGAAGTTGCCGTCACGACACCATCGAACTCGGCGTGGAGTTGCGCATAACCCAGCTGCTCGTTGGCTTTATCGAGGTTGGCCTGCGCGCGGGCAACGGAGGCGACGGCTGTCTTCAACCCCTGCTCCGCCTCTTCGAGTGCGGCACGCGTTCCCGAGCGTGTTTCAGCAAGCTGCAATTGGCGCTGCTGGGTGCTCTGCGCATTCCGAAGCTGGGCCTGCGCGTTGGAAAGATCGGATTGAGAACTGCGAACCGCAAGTTCAAGCGCCGTCGGATCGATGGTGGCGATGACTTCGCCCTGCTTTACGAGATCGCCGACGCTTACGGTGCGCGATGTCAGCCGCCCAAGCGTGCGGAAACCCAGTTCAGCTTCGAAGCGCGGAGATACGGTTCCAGCAAGGCTCAACGATTGCGCCGGAACTTCTTTAGCGACGACCGACAGAACCGGGCGCGGGGGGATCTGCTCTTCGGAATCATCCTTGCTGCATGCGGTGAGCAGCAGGCCGGTGAGAAGAATATATGTAATATTTGCTCGGATCATCGTGAGGCCACCTTCTCGAATGCCACCTTTTCATCGGGACGAAGGAATTTCGCACCCTCGACCACGACGACCTCACCCTCTTTCAGGCCCTGCTTCACAATGAAATTTCCTGTTTCATATTCATCGACTTCGATCTCACGCAAGGTAGCTTTGGACGTTGCAGGATCGACAACCCAAACAGCTGGTTTTCCATCTGTTGCGGACATGGCAGACCAAGGCAGCTCCATGGCGGATTGCGGCTCATATTTGAATGCGCCCTTGACGGCGGCGCCGAGCGGCATGGGCACATCGGCTGCCAGCCCCACCTTCACCTTCACCGTTCCGGTGGAGGAATCGATTGTCGGAGATACTTCCCGCACCTGTGCCGTCACCTCGCGCGTCGGATCCAGCAGCAGC containing:
- a CDS encoding efflux RND transporter periplasmic adaptor subunit translates to MIRANITYILLTGLLLTACSKDDSEEQIPPRPVLSVVAKEVPAQSLSLAGTVSPRFEAELGFRTLGRLTSRTVSVGDLVKQGEVIATIDPTALELAVRSSQSDLSNAQAQLRNAQSTQQRQLQLAETRSGTRAALEEAEQGLKTAVASVARAQANLDKANEQLGYAQLHAEFDGVVTATSAELGQIVTVGQVVVTIAKPDERDAVIDVPQTVAEQLKLGMPFEVALQLDPSVRVPGTVREIAPQADTVTRTRRTKIALNNPGDAFRLGAVITASASIATAPSLMLPATAIRTRDNQTAVWIVDEAAAKVKLRPVVVDGEPNPYGFVVIKEGVSPGERVVVAGVNKLEDGQSIRIDQELAK